From a region of the Enterobacter sp. JBIWA008 genome:
- a CDS encoding gamma-glutamylcyclotransferase, giving the protein MRIFVYGSLRTKQGNSHWMTNALLLGNYNIENYQLYSLGHYPGAVPGEGTVQGEVYRIDNATLAELDALRTRGGEYARQLIQTPYGSAWMYVYQRPVEGLTRIVSGNWLDRDQY; this is encoded by the coding sequence ATGCGAATATTTGTCTACGGCAGTTTACGAACCAAGCAAGGCAACAGTCACTGGATGACCAATGCCCTGCTGTTGGGTAATTACAATATCGAGAACTACCAGTTGTACAGCCTGGGCCACTATCCAGGCGCGGTTCCGGGCGAAGGAACAGTACAGGGTGAAGTGTATCGTATTGATAATGCGACACTTGCCGAACTTGATGCCTTGCGCACCAGGGGCGGTGAATACGCACGCCAGTTGATCCAGACGCCGTACGGAAGTGCGTGGATGTATGTCTACCAGCGTCCGGTCGAAGGGTTAACGCGGATTGTAAGCGGTAACTGGTTAGACAGAGACCAGTACTGA